The stretch of DNA AAGGGGCTACAGTCCCCACAGTGTTTTACCCAGGCACCCCGATGGCAGTGACTATTGCTGCTCTTTCACTCATCCTCTGTAGCACTAGCGAACCTTACCTACACCCGACCTGTGCCCGCATGCTAAAACCAATTACCTGAACCAAGCCGCAGCTTTGTTGGAGGTGCCACTGGGCAGATAAAATGCAGGTTGGCAGGTCTCTCCCGCTGCAACCTATACCTTGCACCTGGAGCTTGGTCCGCAGTGTGGCCCTGGAGGTATTAGATATTTCTCTGTGAGGGAGCACAATCAATAATCCTGATACtgaatagtgggagaagaggggagaagcccAAGTCTTCTCCCCTggaccctctcctcagccccactaTTCACTGGgttagggaggagaggggagtggcCACTCCCAATGCTGCCCAGTTCCACGGGTCCTGATGGCCTTTCTGGTGGGGAAAGGCCATCACCTTTTTCTCCGATCTCATGATCCAGGTTGCCGCTCTCTGTGACATCCCCAGGAAGGACGAAAGCACCATGAGTTCTGAGGAGGTGGGTGTgggttgagggaagggagggcataGCTGGGAACGGTTTCAAAAAAGGACATGAATGAGAACActgcctgcccccagcccccgaaCCCCTTCCCCTACCCTTTTTCCTCTGTCCCTACCCCTTAGTTTACCTTCCCTTTGTGGAAGTCTTCAGCACCCCATGGCCTCCCCACTCAACTCAAATCCGCTCCAACTCTCCTCTGTCAGATGGGGAAGCAACCCCACAAACGCAGGTCTGGAAGTtatgggggagaagaaaggggttcTGGGTGTTTTCCTTCATCTGCCCGAGAAGTGGATCCCCGTGGATTTCCACTCACCTCCTGCCCACCACCAGACACGGTACCTCATCACCCTCACCACCCTGtctccatcccttttccccctGACTTCCCACCAAGATCCTCTCCGTTCGTCCCCACCGGCTCTACCACACTCACCCTCCTCCTCGCAGATGGTCTATGACATGTCAGGATCGTGGCTTGCCCTCACTCTGTGCATCACCAAAGGCCGAGAGGGAGCAGAGCCGGACATTGTGGCACAGGAGAGGATGTATCGGACCCTGAGGTTTGAGAGCACTGTGAAGCGGAACCCACCTGCTCAGGTACCCTCTCACCTGCCCAACCCTGTGGGTGGCCGGTTCCTGTCTTGGCTGGAACTCTCAGAACACGATCTTGGCAGAGGAAGCAGAGGGATGGGGCATTGGGGAGGCACGAGAAGATGGCTAGAGAGTGAGGGAGACTGAAACCCCCAAGGTCtgatgagggcagggaccttgcaTACAACTTGCATgcggggcagtgtggcctaaaggaaaggacccaggcctgggagtaagatgaccggggttctaatcctggctctgccacttacctgctgggtgacctaggacaagtcacttagcttctaggttcctcacttgtaaaatggggattcgatcgcTATTCGCtgtcctgcttggactgtgaaccccatgtgggacagggattgtgttcaattggattaatttgtatctagtccagcacttggaacagtgcttgacacctagtaagggcctaacaaataccaccatgattgttattattattgcaccctcCAGAACCTGGAGAGGTAGGTTAACCCCTCTCagtctgtccttctccctccctccttccctctcctgccttccatccctccttccttccctctctttttagGGCTTTCGGGGCGAAGTGGCGCATTTCAGAGAGGAGATGGAAAAGCGGACAGACCCCATAAGCTGCTGCTTCGTGGTCCTCATGGCCCACGGGAAGGAGGGACGCCTGCTAGGGGCAGAcgggcaggtggtggaactggaggAGCTGTATGATGTCCTGACTAACAAGACCTGCAGGGCACTCCTGGGCAAACCCAAAGTGTTCATCCTGAAGGCCTGCCTTGGGGGTCAGTCGGGGCCCCTCTACACTCCTGTGGCAGGAGATGGGCAAAGTGGGTAGGCTGGGCGCCCTAGCTCTCCTAGCCTCTGGGCCACCCCCACAGCCACCACCTTTGGGCCTTCAGCTCGGACCTCCAGCTTGTCTATTCTGATGGCCTCAGACCCACCCCCCCCGCACTTAGGTCCCTCCGTAGTTGCCCATTTATGTCTCCGATCCTTCTCCCTTCATGTGTTCTCAGCCCGCTTCTTGGTTTATGccttgggaggggcaggggggtgtcTTTCATCTCCCCGGCCAGACCATCAGTTCAGCCCTTGGAGACAATGtgtttcccctccctctgactctccccgctATTACCCAGTACAGAGTGTGTATGCCCCATTCCTCCAGTGGTCTACCAGCCCTGCTTGGATCCTAACTCctttcagccccatgtggaaacccTCAGGTCTTTTTGGAGCACTGGGCTGAAAGAAACCAGGAGTCTAGTCCAGACAGTCAAGACCTATGTCCCTAGGGCTGTGCCACATAGCACGCGCCGGCGTCTTCGACTCCAAATTGACGCAACTCCCTATTCTTAAACCTTCTGTATAGCTGGTCAGACAGTTAAGGGCAAAGTGGTTCTGAAAATAATCTCTGTGCTGCGGGTTTCAGACCAGAAGGACACAGGCGAGATGTTGAGGACAGAGCAGGTCCTGACCACCATGTTTCAGGAGCTTCCAAAGATCCCAACTTTCACGGACACCCTGCATGTCTACTCCACTGTGGAAGGTAAGGGTTCCCACTGCGACCCACCACTTCCTCGACCTTGTGGATCCCAGGCAATGTCCTACATACCTCCAACTAGCATAGATCCTGGGCAGAGAGAGTGGGAGGCCAACAGGCTCCTGGCTCCAGGAATGGGTGggaccgtggttgggtagggattgtctctattttttgccaaattgtactttccaaacgcttagtacagtgctctgcacacagtaggcgctcaataaatatgattgaatggatgaatgagagcaagagcagaaagaagagagggagataaaCGGTCAGAACAGATTAGACAGCATTGAGGCTTTGGAAAAACCCCAAATCCAAAAACCCATATCAGGATGGTGACATGGGGCATAACGGGGAGTGGGTAGAGGAGAATGATGGGTCCAATTGTTCCCCAGCCCAGGAgcatagaataaaaataataatgatggtatctgttaagcgctaagcggtggagcagggattagaacccaagacctgtgactcccaagcccgtgctctttccactaagccgtgctgctcccaataatgataacatttgttaagcacttactatgtgccaaacactgttctaagcgctggggtagatgcaaggtaatcaggttgtcccacgtggggctcacagtcttaatccccattttaatacagatgaggtaactgaggcccagagaagttaagtgacttcagcaAAGTCATATAGCTaagtggtatctgctaagcgtttactatgttccaagcactgttctaagcactggggtagctacaaggcaatcaggttggacacagtccctgtctcacatggggctcacagtctgagggcggAGAGTGGgtgttttccattttacagttgaggtaactgaggccgagagaataattattattattatggcacttgttaagcacttactctatgcaaggcactgtactaagcgttggggtgaatgccagcaaatcaggctggacaaagctcctgtctcacatggggctcagagtcttaagccacattttacagatgatttaagtgaggcacagagaagtggagtgatgtgcccaaggccaaatagcagacaagtggaggagccgggattgcgtggttcagtggaaagagtacgggcttgggagtcagagatcatgggttctaatcccgactccaccgcttgtcagctgtgactttgggcaa from Tachyglossus aculeatus isolate mTacAcu1 unplaced genomic scaffold, mTacAcu1.pri scaffold_67_arrow_ctg3, whole genome shotgun sequence encodes:
- the LOC119923953 gene encoding caspase-14-like, whose translation is MSSEEMVYDMSGSWLALTLCITKGREGAEPDIVAQERMYRTLRFESTVKRNPPAQGFRGEVAHFREEMEKRTDPISCCFVVLMAHGKEGRLLGADGQVVELEELYDVLTNKTCRALLGKPKVFILKACLGDQKDTGEMLRTEQVLTTMFQELPKIPTFTDTLHVYSTVEGYIAYWNVKEGSCLIQTLVDVFITGKSNILNLLTEVTRWMAEAKLVWEGQVRKVNPEIYSTLRKQPYLQ